From a region of the Fischerella sp. JS2 genome:
- a CDS encoding cadmium resistance transporter, translated as MSWLIGTLIIGISAAFVTTFDDNIYLTAFFGKVNHIFRPKHVIIGEFVGFTILVLASLPGFFGGLFLSEAWIGLLGILPIFIGISNLISRDDDGDTIQDVSIGFSHSVKSRRCKKSLIATLRDPQTYRVSAVTIANGGNNIGIYVPLFATTNLPSLGVILFVCYLTVGLWCFLSYNLIRNPLMAPVLARYGRKVFPFVLIWLGFSIMMKSGTFQLFPSVATLFN; from the coding sequence ATGAGTTGGCTAATTGGTACTTTAATTATTGGCATCTCTGCCGCTTTTGTGACTACTTTTGATGACAATATATACTTGACGGCTTTCTTTGGAAAAGTCAATCATATTTTTCGTCCCAAGCATGTTATCATCGGCGAATTTGTTGGATTCACTATATTAGTACTTGCTAGTCTCCCTGGTTTTTTCGGTGGTCTATTTCTTTCAGAAGCTTGGATTGGATTACTAGGAATCCTGCCAATTTTTATTGGTATTAGTAATCTTATAAGTCGAGATGACGATGGAGACACAATCCAGGATGTGTCAATTGGCTTTAGTCATTCAGTCAAATCTAGACGTTGTAAAAAATCATTAATCGCAACTCTACGCGATCCTCAAACTTACCGCGTTTCGGCAGTCACTATTGCAAATGGAGGAAACAACATTGGTATTTATGTGCCATTGTTTGCTACTACAAATCTTCCAAGTTTGGGCGTAATTTTGTTTGTTTGCTATTTAACTGTTGGACTGTGGTGTTTCCTCTCTTACAACCTGATTCGCAATCCTCTGATGGCTCCTGTTCTAGCTCGATATGGCCGAAAAGTCTTTCCATTTGTGTTAATCTGGTTAGGATTTTCTATTATGATGAAAAGCGGTACATTT
- a CDS encoding sulfite exporter TauE/SafE family protein codes for MNILEFSLLVWLGSFSAGFVGALTGLGGGVIIVPLLTSVFGVDIRYAVGASLVSVIATSAGAASTYIKKGFANLRLGMFLEVATTIGAIAGALIATFVSVKVLTIVLAIVLLYSAYLSGQPKLENSENDTTDPLADYLQLNSTYPTPEGVISYQVHSVPAGFAMMLVAGVISGLLGIGSGAFKVLAMDQIMRIPFKVSTTTSNFMIGVTAAASAGVYLARGYINPGLSMPVMLGILPGAFLGARVLVGAKTQILRIVFSLVLVSMAVKMVYQNLAGGM; via the coding sequence TTGAACATCCTAGAATTTTCTTTGTTAGTTTGGCTGGGATCTTTCAGCGCTGGCTTTGTCGGCGCACTGACAGGTTTAGGGGGAGGAGTTATCATTGTCCCCTTGTTAACTTCTGTATTCGGTGTTGATATTCGCTATGCTGTAGGCGCTTCACTCGTTTCTGTCATCGCAACTAGTGCTGGTGCAGCCTCAACTTATATTAAAAAAGGCTTTGCGAATCTGCGCTTGGGAATGTTTTTAGAAGTTGCAACAACTATTGGCGCGATCGCTGGTGCTTTAATTGCGACGTTCGTTTCTGTTAAAGTATTGACTATCGTTCTGGCAATCGTCCTGCTTTACTCTGCCTATCTTTCAGGGCAACCCAAGCTAGAAAATTCCGAAAACGACACAACCGATCCCCTCGCTGATTATCTCCAACTCAACAGCACTTACCCCACGCCTGAAGGTGTGATATCTTATCAAGTGCATTCTGTGCCAGCCGGATTTGCTATGATGTTGGTTGCTGGCGTAATCTCTGGGTTACTGGGAATTGGTTCGGGAGCATTTAAAGTCCTGGCAATGGATCAAATTATGCGTATTCCCTTCAAAGTTTCGACTACCACGAGCAATTTTATGATTGGCGTTACCGCCGCCGCATCAGCAGGAGTTTATCTCGCCCGTGGTTACATCAATCCAGGGTTATCTATGCCAGTGATGTTGGGAATATTGCCTGGTGCATTTTTAGGGGCTAGAGTTTTAGTGGGTGCAAAAACGCAGATATTAAGAATTGTTTTCAGTCTGGTGTTGGTGTCAATGGCTGTGAAGATGGTTTATCAAAATCTCGCTGGAGGAATGTAA
- a CDS encoding DUF1634 domain-containing protein — MFKLNSNQWSTFTQSESRIVALPLQPQKANPDIDALAKPSLETTDTKVNSENQQTQILQNSQLLEILLSHLLQYGVLLASSVVLFGGILYLLHHGAEPVQYQIFHGEPSKFRSPSGVAVAVLSGSRRGIIQLGLLLLIATPILRVVVSLLVFVKQRNWIYVTITTLVLTALIYSLVGAYY, encoded by the coding sequence ATGTTTAAATTAAATTCTAACCAGTGGTCAACCTTCACACAGTCAGAGAGTCGAATTGTTGCTTTACCATTGCAGCCACAAAAAGCCAACCCTGATATTGATGCATTAGCCAAGCCAAGTCTGGAAACTACAGACACAAAGGTTAATAGTGAAAATCAACAAACGCAGATATTACAGAATTCCCAGCTACTTGAGATTTTATTGAGTCATCTGCTGCAATATGGTGTTTTGCTTGCTAGTAGTGTGGTGTTGTTTGGTGGCATACTCTATTTGTTACACCACGGGGCTGAACCCGTGCAATATCAAATTTTTCACGGTGAACCATCCAAGTTTCGTTCTCCCAGTGGTGTTGCGGTTGCAGTTTTGTCTGGTAGTCGCCGTGGCATAATTCAGCTGGGACTTTTACTGCTGATAGCGACACCAATTTTACGGGTGGTGGTTTCTCTGTTAGTCTTTGTCAAACAACGCAACTGGATTTATGTGACAATTACTACGTTAGTATTGACTGCTTTAATTTACAGCCTTGTCGGAGCTTACTACTAG
- a CDS encoding prohibitin family protein — protein MKKIKLMSGAGKFTAMLCLITILLTPFVIINAGERGVLMEFGKVQKIVLGEGIHVIIPIANTVKKISVRIQKQQITAEAYSKDLQDVLTEVALNWHILPEEVNLIFQTIGTEKEVIDTIINPAVEEVLKAVIAKYTAEEVVTKRGEVKLGVDEALTKRLDDYYIAVDDISLVHVNFSDKFSEAVEAKQIAEQEVKRAEFLALKALKQAESQVNLAKGEAEVNKLLNQNLTPEVLERQVIEKWNGKLPLIVSKNTPKIFNISELLKLSEK, from the coding sequence ATGAAAAAAATAAAACTAATGAGTGGTGCAGGTAAATTTACTGCGATGTTATGTTTAATCACAATTCTTTTGACACCTTTTGTAATTATTAATGCAGGAGAACGTGGTGTATTAATGGAATTTGGCAAAGTACAAAAAATAGTATTAGGTGAAGGTATCCATGTTATTATACCAATCGCCAATACTGTTAAAAAAATCAGTGTTAGAATCCAAAAACAGCAAATAACTGCGGAAGCTTATTCTAAAGATTTGCAGGATGTTTTGACAGAGGTAGCACTCAACTGGCACATTTTACCAGAAGAAGTAAATTTAATTTTTCAAACAATTGGTACTGAAAAAGAAGTTATTGATACAATTATTAATCCAGCCGTAGAAGAAGTTTTAAAAGCTGTTATAGCAAAGTACACAGCAGAAGAAGTAGTAACTAAGCGAGGAGAAGTTAAATTAGGGGTAGATGAAGCCCTGACAAAAAGATTGGATGATTATTATATTGCAGTTGATGACATTTCACTAGTTCATGTCAATTTTTCAGACAAATTTAGTGAAGCAGTAGAGGCAAAACAAATTGCAGAACAGGAAGTAAAACGAGCAGAGTTTCTGGCACTAAAAGCATTAAAACAAGCAGAGTCTCAAGTAAATTTAGCTAAAGGAGAAGCTGAAGTCAATAAATTATTAAATCAGAATTTAACTCCAGAAGTTTTAGAAAGACAAGTAATAGAAAAATGGAATGGAAAATTACCTTTAATTGTGAGTAAGAATACTCCAAAAATTTTTAATATCAGCGAACTATTAAAATTATCGGAAAAATAA
- a CDS encoding SDR family NAD(P)-dependent oxidoreductase — protein MTGKLAGKVAIITGASAGIGEATAITLAAEGAKVVLAARRSDRLDALVQRISNAGGTALSIVTDITDETQVQNLVQKTNAEFGRIDILINNAGIALVGTIDGANTSDWQRMVNLNLLGLLYVTHAVLPIMKAQGVGHIVNISSVAGRTARVGVGVYNATKWGVNGFSESLRQEVCKQNIRVTIVEPGLVNTEINDHITDPVAKQRSEERRKSITPLESEDVAAAIVYAVTQPQHVNVNEILIRPTQQEW, from the coding sequence ATGACAGGCAAATTAGCAGGCAAAGTCGCAATTATCACGGGAGCTTCTGCCGGAATTGGTGAAGCCACAGCGATCACTCTGGCAGCTGAAGGTGCAAAAGTAGTGCTTGCGGCTCGACGTAGCGATCGCTTAGACGCGCTAGTACAACGCATTAGCAACGCTGGTGGTACAGCATTATCCATTGTTACCGATATTACTGACGAAACTCAAGTACAGAATTTAGTCCAGAAAACCAATGCAGAATTCGGTCGGATAGATATCCTTATCAACAATGCAGGTATTGCCCTTGTGGGTACAATTGATGGTGCTAACACCTCAGACTGGCAGCGCATGGTTAATCTTAACCTCTTGGGATTGCTGTATGTCACTCATGCCGTCTTACCAATCATGAAAGCTCAAGGCGTTGGGCATATCGTTAATATTTCATCAGTAGCAGGTCGGACTGCACGAGTTGGTGTTGGTGTATACAATGCAACTAAATGGGGTGTTAACGGTTTTTCGGAATCGTTACGGCAAGAGGTTTGCAAGCAAAATATCCGTGTTACTATAGTTGAACCTGGTTTAGTGAATACTGAAATCAACGACCATATTACTGACCCCGTTGCTAAACAACGCAGTGAAGAACGTCGTAAATCAATTACCCCTCTAGAAAGTGAAGACGTTGCTGCGGCAATTGTTTACGCTGTGACACAACCACAGCACGTCAATGTCAACGAAATTCTCATCCGTCCAACACAGCAAGAATGGTAA
- the petJ gene encoding cytochrome c6 PetJ gives MRKIISVLLLSIAIFTFAFNHPALAADAANGAKVFSANCASCHAGGKNLVQANKSLNKSDLEKYGMNSAEAIIAQVTNGKNAMPAFKARLKPEQIEDVAAYVLGQADKSWK, from the coding sequence ATAAGAAAGATTATTTCTGTGTTGTTACTGAGCATAGCAATTTTCACTTTTGCCTTTAATCATCCAGCTCTAGCAGCAGATGCAGCTAATGGAGCTAAAGTCTTTTCTGCCAATTGCGCTTCTTGTCATGCAGGTGGTAAGAACTTGGTTCAAGCAAATAAAAGCTTGAACAAGAGTGATTTGGAAAAATATGGGATGAATTCAGCAGAGGCAATAATTGCCCAAGTTACGAATGGTAAAAATGCCATGCCTGCCTTCAAAGCTCGTTTAAAACCTGAGCAAATAGAAGATGTAGCAGCATACGTCCTCGGACAAGCCGATAAAAGCTGGAAGTAA
- a CDS encoding tetratricopeptide repeat protein, whose protein sequence is MNRLFRLIPYFGIAVALACFFLCSPAHSLLIPSPQITTNDFFKFGVEKLLRSNYQEAIQDFSVAIKQNIKVGAAYSNRCLAYLQLKDYQNAIADCNEALNFTSNNVEAYLNRGLAHHRQGEYQAAIADNNQVIALNPYDFRAYYNRGMVYAALENYQQAISDYNLALTQTPQISSLLLADIYNERGLANFELSNEKAVMLDFSEAIRLNPNYYRAYYNRACACGRSGDNRGAIADFTESLKLQPNNAHAYFNRGIAYHQLGHEEAAIVDLEKAAEYFGNQGETVAYNKTLDAVNNLRQQLSSFSEIALI, encoded by the coding sequence ATGAATCGCTTGTTTCGATTGATTCCCTATTTTGGTATTGCCGTTGCACTCGCCTGTTTTTTTCTCTGTTCACCCGCACATTCTTTACTAATTCCCAGTCCTCAAATCACAACAAACGACTTTTTTAAGTTTGGTGTAGAAAAGTTACTCCGCAGCAATTACCAAGAAGCAATTCAAGATTTCTCTGTTGCGATTAAGCAAAACATCAAAGTTGGTGCAGCTTATAGCAATCGATGTCTTGCCTATCTTCAATTAAAAGATTATCAGAATGCGATCGCTGATTGCAATGAAGCTCTAAATTTTACGTCTAACAATGTAGAGGCATATCTTAACCGGGGATTAGCACACCACAGACAAGGGGAATATCAAGCGGCAATTGCGGACAACAATCAAGTCATCGCTCTTAACCCCTATGATTTCAGAGCTTACTATAATCGAGGGATGGTTTATGCCGCATTGGAGAATTACCAACAGGCAATATCAGATTACAATCTGGCATTAACTCAGACTCCCCAAATATCGAGCTTACTTCTAGCAGATATCTACAATGAGCGAGGACTTGCTAATTTTGAGTTATCAAACGAAAAAGCAGTTATGCTCGACTTTTCAGAGGCAATTCGACTCAATCCAAATTACTACAGAGCTTACTACAATCGAGCTTGTGCTTGTGGCAGAAGTGGGGATAATAGGGGTGCAATTGCTGATTTTACTGAATCACTAAAACTTCAACCAAATAATGCCCATGCTTATTTTAATCGGGGTATAGCTTACCATCAACTGGGTCATGAAGAAGCTGCAATTGTAGACTTAGAAAAGGCAGCTGAGTACTTTGGCAATCAGGGAGAAACTGTGGCATATAACAAAACCTTAGATGCCGTGAATAATTTACGCCAACAACTCTCATCTTTTTCTGAAATTGCTCTTATCTAA
- a CDS encoding BlaI/MecI/CopY family transcriptional regulator yields the protein MSPLPDYRPQRLSLGFLEKEILHIIWELGSVTVKDVHECILADPKRRLTSASVTNILNRLTTKGWLACNKENRNYRWRPLVSQQEAQILQAYEQLHQFLAVGNPDVVAAFADSLDQDSVEQFEAIARAVAEA from the coding sequence ATGTCTCCTTTACCTGACTATCGTCCTCAGCGACTCTCCCTTGGTTTCTTGGAGAAAGAAATTTTGCACATCATCTGGGAACTAGGTAGCGTCACCGTCAAAGATGTGCATGAATGTATTTTGGCTGATCCAAAGCGACGGCTAACCTCTGCTTCAGTGACAAATATTCTCAATCGTTTGACTACAAAAGGTTGGCTTGCGTGCAATAAAGAGAATCGGAATTATAGATGGCGACCACTGGTATCTCAACAAGAGGCGCAGATACTCCAAGCTTATGAACAATTGCATCAATTTTTGGCAGTAGGTAATCCAGATGTGGTTGCAGCCTTTGCCGACAGTCTAGATCAAGACAGTGTGGAACAGTTTGAGGCGATCGCCCGGGCAGTTGCTGAGGCATAA
- a CDS encoding ATP-binding cassette domain-containing protein, with protein sequence MQEYLLQFEQVYYTYSGTQQAALTGLALKILSGTKCALIGQNCCGKTTLFLLANSLYKPDSGIVR encoded by the coding sequence ATGCAGGAATATTTACTTCAATTTGAGCAAGTATATTACACCTATTCAGGCACACAACAAGCAGCTTTGACTGGTCTAGCATTGAAGATTCTATCAGGTACAAAGTGTGCATTAATTGGTCAGAATTGTTGTGGTAAAACGACACTATTCTTACTAGCTAATAGTTTATATAAACCTGATTCTGGTATTGTCCGGTAG
- a CDS encoding BrnA antitoxin family protein: MNNEPTSSNSQTDWQRLDAMSDEDIDLSECPEITPSMFAKAVVRRGLPATKTKSQVTLRIDSDVLEWFKSQGRGYQTQINQLLRAYMEAHQ, from the coding sequence ATGAACAACGAACCTACTTCGAGCAACTCTCAAACTGATTGGCAACGACTGGATGCAATGAGCGATGAAGATATTGATTTATCAGAATGCCCAGAGATTACACCGTCCATGTTTGCTAAGGCAGTTGTGAGACGGGGTTTACCTGCTACAAAAACCAAGTCTCAAGTTACACTTCGCATCGATAGCGATGTATTGGAGTGGTTTAAGTCCCAAGGGCGAGGCTATCAAACACAAATCAATCAATTGCTACGAGCGTATATGGAGGCACACCAATAA
- a CDS encoding BrnT family toxin — MFQLYLMAISAPIEDDHYSYGEQRFVTFGLLQGRVIAVVHTEEDCTRIISARKATKYEQRTYFEQLSN; from the coding sequence ATGTTCCAGCTGTATTTGATGGCGATATCCGCGCCGATTGAGGACGATCACTACAGTTATGGAGAGCAGCGTTTTGTCACATTCGGTTTGTTGCAAGGGCGAGTTATTGCCGTTGTCCATACAGAAGAGGATTGTACCCGTATTATTTCTGCAAGAAAGGCAACGAAATATGAACAACGAACCTACTTCGAGCAACTCTCAAACTGA
- a CDS encoding BrnT family toxin, producing the protein MGYCSCRSVMEYKWDEAKRLANLRKHGIDFTDVPAVFDGDIRAD; encoded by the coding sequence ATGGGATATTGTAGCTGTCGTTCAGTTATGGAATATAAATGGGATGAAGCAAAACGTCTTGCTAATCTTCGTAAACACGGCATTGATTTTACCGATGTTCCAGCTGTATTTGATGGCGATATCCGCGCCGATTGA
- a CDS encoding methyltransferase: protein MPAGTLDWWHAWVFLGVTSVATIATLVIVFRNDQDLLNERFKFPVQAGQPLADKILVVLLISLYCGLLLLIPLDVFRFHWLAKPDAIVSVLGLLLFLVGWLIIALSFRANTFAIPAVRLQTERQQTVIDTGVYSVVRHPMYAGAILTMIGYQSLA from the coding sequence TTGCCTGCAGGAACATTGGATTGGTGGCACGCCTGGGTATTTCTCGGCGTTACTTCCGTAGCGACGATAGCAACGCTTGTTATCGTCTTTCGCAATGATCAAGACTTACTCAACGAACGGTTCAAATTTCCCGTTCAGGCGGGACAGCCTTTAGCGGACAAGATTCTTGTGGTCTTACTGATTTCGCTCTACTGTGGATTGCTTCTGCTCATTCCATTGGATGTATTTCGATTTCACTGGTTGGCAAAACCTGATGCAATTGTGTCAGTTTTAGGCTTGCTCCTGTTTCTGGTGGGATGGCTCATCATCGCTCTGTCGTTCCGAGCCAATACCTTCGCTATCCCTGCTGTCAGGCTGCAAACTGAAAGACAGCAAACAGTGATTGATACCGGAGTATATAGCGTAGTGCGACATCCTATGTATGCTGGGGCAATTCTGACGATGATTGGCTATCAATCTCTTGCGTAG
- a CDS encoding RNA polymerase sigma factor, which translates to MDARRAAELTARNSYGRLVAYLTAQIRDVMAAEDALGDAFLTALKTWTESGVPKNPEAWLLVSARHRLIDAARRIKVQDKILSTFKWKELESYTEPYLEWVNFPDDRLKLLFVCAHPAIKPAIHTPLMLQTVLGLNAAQIASAFLVAPTTMSQRLVRAKAKIRDAGIAFELPEAKELPSRLAAVLEAIYAAYTNAWETVEGGDLRHRGLAEESIWLARLCVQLMPQEPEARGLLALMLYCESRRNARRTADGSYIPLLQQDTRLWSQPMIDEAEHELAQAATFKQLGRFQLEAAIQSVHTQRAVTQQVNWNALALLYEGLVQLSPTLGALVNQAAAIAEAKGLDQGLIKLNDLPAEAVKNYQPYWALKAHLLKQLGDQLNAQQAYIRAIGLTEDAAIREFLLHQSRPLSE; encoded by the coding sequence ATGGATGCACGTCGAGCGGCAGAATTGACGGCCCGTAACTCTTATGGACGATTGGTTGCTTATTTAACAGCCCAAATCAGGGATGTGATGGCGGCTGAAGATGCCCTCGGCGATGCTTTCTTGACTGCCTTGAAAACTTGGACGGAAAGCGGAGTTCCTAAAAACCCTGAAGCATGGCTGTTAGTCAGTGCGCGACATCGACTGATTGATGCTGCGCGACGCATAAAAGTTCAGGACAAAATTCTCAGTACCTTCAAATGGAAAGAACTCGAATCCTATACGGAACCCTACTTAGAGTGGGTGAACTTTCCAGACGATCGCCTGAAGTTGCTGTTTGTTTGTGCCCACCCCGCGATCAAACCCGCCATTCATACGCCTTTGATGTTGCAGACGGTACTGGGTCTGAATGCAGCTCAGATCGCCTCCGCATTTCTAGTTGCGCCTACTACAATGAGCCAACGCCTAGTTCGGGCAAAGGCAAAAATTCGGGATGCTGGTATTGCCTTTGAGCTACCAGAAGCGAAAGAGTTACCTAGCCGATTAGCAGCCGTACTTGAGGCAATCTATGCCGCTTACACAAATGCCTGGGAAACAGTGGAGGGTGGCGATCTTCGGCATCGAGGACTGGCAGAAGAATCAATCTGGCTAGCCCGGTTATGTGTTCAATTAATGCCTCAAGAACCAGAAGCACGTGGTTTGCTGGCCCTGATGCTCTACTGCGAATCCCGGCGCAATGCTCGTCGCACTGCCGACGGTTCCTATATCCCCCTATTACAGCAAGATACTAGGCTTTGGTCACAGCCGATGATTGATGAGGCAGAGCACGAACTGGCGCAGGCAGCTACATTTAAGCAGTTGGGAAGATTTCAGTTGGAGGCTGCCATTCAATCAGTGCATACCCAGCGTGCGGTCACTCAGCAGGTGAATTGGAACGCACTGGCATTGCTGTATGAGGGTTTAGTTCAGCTTTCACCGACTCTGGGTGCGTTAGTGAATCAGGCGGCTGCGATCGCCGAAGCCAAAGGATTAGACCAGGGGTTAATCAAGCTCAATGACCTCCCGGCGGAAGCGGTGAAAAATTACCAGCCTTATTGGGCACTGAAGGCTCACTTACTCAAGCAGTTAGGGGATCAATTGAATGCCCAGCAAGCCTATATACGAGCGATCGGGTTAACCGAAGATGCCGCAATTCGTGAGTTCCTACTCCATCAGTCGCGTCCGCTGAGTGAGTAG
- a CDS encoding YciI family protein, translating to MKYAILNYANEEDYASGKIHPPAFAAYTQALSEAGVLIMATGLQPTRTATTVRNHNGQRAVQDGPFADTKEQLGGIVVIDVPDLDTALEWAARNPAAGLAGVEVRPTIGVEVRSIIHQN from the coding sequence ATGAAATACGCCATTTTGAATTACGCCAACGAAGAAGACTACGCGAGCGGCAAAATTCACCCGCCTGCCTTCGCTGCCTACACCCAGGCTTTATCTGAAGCTGGAGTGCTAATTATGGCGACGGGACTGCAACCTACTCGCACAGCTACGACAGTCCGTAATCACAATGGACAGCGAGCCGTGCAAGATGGTCCTTTTGCCGATACGAAAGAACAATTGGGGGGTATTGTTGTCATCGATGTACCCGATTTGGATACTGCTCTCGAATGGGCAGCACGGAATCCTGCTGCGGGTCTAGCGGGGGTCGAGGTGCGTCCGACTATTGGGGTTGAAGTGCGCTCGATCATTCACCAAAACTAG
- the ltrA gene encoding group II intron reverse transcriptase/maturase, which translates to MNNSSPLMNPDGGDRVWRDDREPALDNLMARILERDNVKRAWARVKSNQGAPGSDGMSLEDFPAYAREHWSEIRQSLLDGSYQPRPVRRVVIPKPQGKGERKLGVPCVVDRVIQQAILQVLSPIFEPEFSDSSYGCRPNRSAHGAIRQVKTILKSGYRIAVDLDLEKFFDTVNHDVLMSRIARKVADKVLLRLIGRYLRAGVLVGSTVEPTEWGTPQGSPLSPLFSNVLLDDLDKELEARGHRFVRYVDDLVILVKSRRAGKRVMVKISRYLTQVLKLKVNREKSRVVKIEDLNYLGFTFRGIRIFASDIAMQAFKHRLRGLTSRSWGVSMAERFERLNRYLRGWMNYFGISQHYTPIEELDGWLRRRIRMCYWKQWRRPRTRIANLLKLGTSKRHAILTGISRKGYWRLSKTLATQTGMTNEWLEQQGLLSIRNLWMKVQGYA; encoded by the coding sequence ATGAACAACTCAAGCCCATTGATGAACCCGGACGGGGGAGATCGGGTTTGGCGTGATGACAGAGAACCAGCCTTAGATAACCTGATGGCGCGAATCTTAGAGCGCGACAATGTCAAGCGGGCATGGGCAAGGGTGAAGTCCAACCAGGGTGCCCCCGGCAGTGACGGGATGAGCCTAGAGGATTTTCCAGCTTATGCCAGAGAACATTGGAGTGAGATTCGCCAATCCCTACTCGATGGCAGTTACCAACCTCGCCCTGTCAGGCGGGTGGTCATTCCCAAGCCCCAGGGCAAGGGAGAAAGAAAGCTAGGTGTCCCTTGTGTCGTAGACCGGGTAATCCAGCAAGCCATCCTCCAAGTACTATCGCCCATCTTTGAGCCAGAGTTTTCTGACTCAAGCTATGGGTGCCGCCCGAATCGTTCGGCTCACGGAGCAATCCGACAGGTGAAAACGATCCTCAAATCGGGATACCGCATCGCGGTGGATCTGGATCTGGAAAAATTCTTTGATACTGTCAACCACGATGTCTTGATGTCCCGGATCGCCCGTAAAGTAGCTGATAAAGTGCTATTGCGGTTAATCGGTCGTTACCTGCGAGCCGGAGTTTTGGTCGGAAGCACCGTTGAACCGACCGAATGGGGGACGCCGCAAGGCTCTCCACTTTCACCTTTGTTTTCCAATGTCTTATTGGACGACTTGGACAAGGAACTCGAAGCAAGAGGGCATCGCTTTGTTCGCTATGTAGATGACCTAGTCATTCTGGTCAAAAGTAGACGGGCAGGGAAACGGGTGATGGTGAAAATCAGCCGTTACCTCACACAAGTCCTCAAGTTGAAGGTTAATCGGGAAAAGAGCCGAGTGGTCAAGATCGAGGATCTGAATTACCTGGGATTTACGTTCCGAGGGATTCGCATCTTCGCCTCTGACATTGCCATGCAAGCGTTCAAACATCGATTGCGCGGCTTAACGTCACGCAGTTGGGGCGTTTCTATGGCAGAGCGATTCGAGCGATTGAACCGATACTTGCGCGGGTGGATGAACTACTTTGGCATTTCCCAGCACTACACCCCGATTGAAGAGCTAGATGGTTGGTTAAGGCGAAGGATTCGCATGTGCTATTGGAAGCAGTGGCGCAGACCGAGAACCCGCATTGCTAACTTGCTCAAACTGGGGACAAGTAAGCGTCATGCAATTTTGACCGGCATTAGCCGCAAAGGTTATTGGCGGTTGTCGAAAACGTTAGCGACGCAAACGGGAATGACCAATGAATGGTTGGAACAACAGGGATTGTTATCAATTCGGAATCTTTGGATGAAAGTTCAAGGATACGCTTAA
- a CDS encoding DUF5615 family PIN-like protein, whose amino-acid sequence MRLLLDQGLPLSAAALLRDANIDAIHVGEIGMSEAEDAEIIQRARDEERSVVTLDADFHALLALDVATTPSVIRIRIERLRAQALTDLLLIVIAECEEDLEQGSAVTVEPSRIRIRRLPLVSDV is encoded by the coding sequence ATGAGACTGTTGCTTGATCAGGGATTGCCACTCTCTGCGGCAGCATTGTTAAGGGATGCAAATATCGACGCGATTCATGTGGGTGAAATTGGGATGTCTGAAGCTGAAGATGCAGAAATCATCCAGCGAGCCAGAGACGAGGAGCGCAGCGTTGTTACGCTTGATGCAGATTTTCATGCACTCCTAGCGCTTGATGTAGCAACCACTCCTTCAGTCATTCGGATTCGGATTGAAAGGTTACGTGCCCAAGCACTCACAGACCTTTTACTGATAGTCATTGCTGAGTGCGAAGAGGATTTAGAGCAAGGATCAGCCGTTACAGTTGAGCCAAGCCGTATTCGTATTCGCCGTTTGCCGTTGGTGTCAGATGTCTAA
- a CDS encoding DUF433 domain-containing protein: protein MKLDRITSNPNRMNGQPCIRNLRLTVRRVIELLATYPDREELHQEFPELEDEDIRQALIFASSYLDDRIIELPNRYETVA, encoded by the coding sequence ATGAAACTTGATCGTATTACGAGCAATCCAAACCGAATGAATGGGCAACCCTGCATTCGTAACCTTCGCCTTACGGTGCGTCGGGTGATTGAGCTACTTGCAACTTATCCTGATCGAGAAGAATTACATCAAGAGTTTCCAGAACTGGAGGATGAGGATATCCGGCAAGCTCTAATTTTCGCCTCTTCTTATTTGGACGATCGCATTATTGAGCTTCCGAATCGCTATGAGACTGTTGCTTGA